CACATTATCCAATATAAATAAGAAGGTCACTTTATGCAAACGTCTCCAATGTTTAGCATCTCGAGTACTTGCACTTACAACATCCAGCACGGCAAGTTCACAATTGAAGCAGAATGCGGTAAGTGGACTGTAAAATGCAATAAGAGAGGAGGTGGAAAGAAAATAGGAggaaatggaataaaaaagaaaagaaataaaaagaaaaaggaataaaaagaaaaaggaattaaagagaaggaaaaggaaaaaaacataaagggtttagggttcgggaataaggttgtgggggtataaaaagaaggttgcagggtataagatgaaggttgtaggcgtgttagaataaggttttaggggtatatgagtaaggttgtagggtatcaGAATAATGTTTAAGGTGTTTCAGATGTcagattcagggtttaggagtaaagttttaggggtatagcagtaaggttttaggggtgttacaagtcagattccgggtttaggagtaaggttctagggtataggaataaggttgttggggtattagaataaggttgtagtgatgttggaataacgttgtgggggtgttagaataaggtggtacgggtataggagtaaggttttaggggtattagaatagggttccggggttagctttagttgagtaagggggagaggaaaaacttctCGCAGACAGGTACCGTATACtacacgaaccggatactacacagaCCAAcacgaaagagaaaaggaaaagaaaaaaagaaaaagaaaaagaaaaagaaaaaaaaaaaaaagaaaagaaaaagaatgtatactaatacatatatatatatatatatatatatatttcctacTTTGCAGAAAACCTTTTGGGATAGTGGCGGCGAAGTCGCCAACTTATGGACAGAATTGGCAGATGCCATGAAGAAGAGTAATGGAAAAGTGAACAAAGAATGTGATAAATTATATGATAATAGACAACCCACCGAACCTGAGAAGAGGGCATGCCAACATCTTACATTAGGTTTCAACAGACTAAAAGATAATTCAACTTCTAACGGACACATCCTGTCTCAATACCAATCGTtgagacaaacagtgggttgtttccttcttaaagaatatgcaaaaaaaatgaaagaagaatcGACTTGTGTCATAGATGCTGGTATAAGGGAAGCTTTCAAGTCATGGAATCCAACTACTAATGTTAATTGCACGAACGGTAGTTCGTGCATTGAATGTAAATGGGATGATAAGGAATATGAAGGTTGCAACGTGAATATTACCACCAGTGGCAACAACAACCAACAGGATGCCAAGATTAACGTTCAAGACATGGTGACAGGCGGCACAACTGTAACTGACGCcctaaagaaaataaatgaaatggatAAGTTATGCGATTATATTAAATGTGCCGCACCGAATTGGTTCAAACAATACGCAAAGCCCAATGGTGGCAGTAATAGCGGTACGAAGAAAgattgggtaagtattactacaaaCTACACACCACAACCGGACAGCaacagaaaaagagaaaaaaataaaataaaattaaaaatgtgggGGAGGAGAGGATGAAGAGTGGATTGTAGGGTGTCCAaggtcagattccgggtttaggagtaaggttgttagggtataagaacttagattacgggtttaggtggaaggtgtcagggtgttagaacttagattccgggtttaggaggatgttgtcagggtgttaggacttagattctgggtttagggggaaggtttcagggtataggaataaggttttagggtttaggaggaaggttgtggGGTTGTTAGGACTTACATTCCTGGTTCATGAGgaaggggtcagggtgtaagaacttagattccgggtataggacaaaggtgtcagggtctaagaacttagattccgggtttaggaagaatgtgtcagggtgttagaacttagattccgggtttaggacaaaggtgtcagggtgtaagaacttagattccgggtttaggacaaaggtgtcagggtctaagaacttagattccgggtttaggaggaaggttgtaggggtgttagaactcagattccgggtttaggaggaagatgtcagggtgttagaacttagattccgtgtttaggaggaaagtgtcagggtataagaatttagattccgggtttaggacaaaggtgtcagggtgttagaacatagattccgggtttaagaagaaggtgtaagggtgttagaacttagattccgggtttaggacaaaggtgtcagggtgttagaacttagattccgggtttagggggaaagttgtacgggtgttagaacttagattccgggttcaggaggaaggtgtcggggtgttaggacttagattcctggtttaggaggaaggcgtcagggtgttaggacttagattccggatttaggagaaaggtgtcagggtgttaggacttagattccgggttaaggacaAAGGTCTAAGTGTGTTAGAACTTtaattccggatttaggacgaaggtgtcagggtgttagaacttagattccgggtttagagcgaagttgtcagggtgtaagaactcagattccgggtttaggagaaaggttgttagggtgtaagaacttagattccgagtttaggacaaaggtgtcagggtgttaggacttagattccgggtttaggacaaagctGTCAGGGtattaggacttagattccggatttaggaggaaggtgtccgGGTGTtaaaacttagattccgggtttaggacaaaggtgtcagggtgttagaacttagattccgggtttaggacaaaggtgtcagggtgttaggacttagattacaggtttaggagaaaggttgctggggtgttagaatttagattccgggtttaggagaaaggtgtccggctgttaggacttagatttcgggtttaggaggaaagtgtcagggtgtaagaacttagataccgggtttaggagggaggtgtcagggtgttagaacttagattccgcgtttaggagaaaggtgtcagggtgttagatgtcagattccgggttcaggagcgAGGTGTCTGGGTGTCAGAAtttggattccgggtttaggtggaagGTGTCCGgctgttaggacttagatttcgggtttaggagtaaggttgtaggggtgttcgATGTCAgcttccgggtttaggaggaaggtgtcagggtgttagatgtcagattccgggtttaggacaaaggtgtcagggtgttagaacttagattccggatttaggacaaaggtgtcagggtgttagaagtcagattccgggtttaggacaaaggtgtcagggtgttagaacttagattccggatttaggacaaaggtgtcaggggtgttagatgattccgggtttaggaagaacgttttaggggtataggaagagggttccgggtttaggagtagggttccgggtttaggagtagggttctgggtttaggagtagggttccgggtttaggagcagggttccgggttcaggagggaggttttagggttattagaacatagattgcgggtttaggagtagggttccgggtttaggagtacggttcaggttttaggagtaaggttccagggttttggagtaagattccggggtTTTGGAgaaaggttccagggttttggagtaaggttccagggttttggagtaaggttccagggttttggagtaaggttccagggtttaggagtagggttccgggtttaggagtaggattccgggtttagaagtagggttcccggtttaggagtagggttccgggtttaggagtagggttccgggtttaggagtagggttccgggtttaggagtatagtttcagggtataggagtagggttccgggtttaggagtagggttccgggtttaggagtagggttccgggtttaggagtagggttccgggtttaggagtagggttccgggtttaggagtagggttccgggtttaggagtagggttccgggtttaggagtagggttccgggtttaggagtagggttccgggtttaggagtagggttccgggtttaggagtagggttccgggtcctggagtaaggttttaggggtataagagtaaggtttcaggggtataggaatgaggtttcagggtttaggaataaggttcaggggttagctttagctactttagggggggagaaaaaaaactcctcgcataCAGGAAGGCAGGCCGGATACGGCATAGAAGCCGGATATTACATAACGAAcctactacacactaaccggtaGCTGCACGAACCGGAGGGCGGGGAAAAACCTACTACGATTGATTAAACCGGAAACTACAAATCAACCCCACATCCCCATCGAACCGGAGaaaggggagaggaaaaaatgaaggaaaagatgaaTGAAATAAGAAGGAGGACAAAATAGTGTTAAAGGATGGCGAAGTTGGAAactatatgtataaatatatccttatatatacatagcagcagacgtatttttttttctctcttatgTAGGACAAGTTGAAGAGCAATTTAGCTACAACATTTGGAGAACTGAGGAGGTGGATCACGGTGAAGGTGGAGTCGGATGAAATAAAGGAGCTCTGTGGGGGCGTAGGGGACCTTGTGAGCTGGGGAGGATGGGGGAGAAATCCTTATATGCAGAATTTATGTAAGGCGGTAGTCGAAATAAGATATTTCATAAGTAATGTGGAAACAACGGGGAGTAGGTTCATGGGTCAGGCCGATGAGCGAGCACGAATTGCGCCCCTCACTCCTGATGAAGCCTATCGTCGCTGCATCGTGGGCGCTGTTGCCTTATCCGCGATGTATGGTGATCACTGTCAACTGACTGAaattattgaaaaaataacgaaGGATGTCGACAGTAAATTGGGGAAGCACTTGAGTTCGAAAGACAGGGCAAACTTGGatgaatgcaaaaatattagCGCTGCCGAATTGATGATCGGTAGAGCACTTCTTCATAATACAATCAAAACATGGacggaggaagaaaggatgaagggggggggaggaaccTGGAAGGTGAAGATGCCATGGAGGTATTGGGCGGACGTCTGTAAGCAGAAGAGGGAAGACGCTAATTTGCAACAGCAGAGAAAAGACAATGCAGAAGTTATGACGAACTTCCTGAAACTGGACAACAGGAAAACCGCAGGAAGTAGTGGCGGAACGACCCTAGCAGAAGTATTAACCAATGAAAACTTACAATTAGACTCGGCTACAATAGAGAAGGCACTTCAGGTCGCAGTAGGGGGAAATGGTCAAGTGGATCTTACAGAAATAGACAAGGTTGTACGGGAGCTCAATAAGGTATctggggaaaaaataggttAGTTTTTAAGGGGAGGGgtggaagtaaaaaaaaaaaaaaagttcagctgttcaccaaaaaaggaaagggaatgtaagggaaggggaaggggaagggatttccccttccccttctccttcctcttctccttccctcttctttttctttcccttcatttttttgcattcttccttcctttcttttttttccctttcttcgtGCAGCTCAGGAATGCATGAAAAACAGCAGCAAGAAATTTTGTGAGCGCTTGGACTGTGCAAAAGATTATTGGAATTTGACGAAGGAGAAGAGCAGCAGTAACACGGTAAGGAGGGGAAAGactgttcatatatacatataagtacatatatgtatatatatattcatatatacgtatgtatatatatatgtacatatatacacattcaCTTTCTATATAGGGAGATTTCTGGGACAGCAACGTCAAGGAGAAGCTGAACAGTCTCCTGTCTACTACGACTATTAATGCTGATGGCACCACTGCTAACCTCTGTGAGAACGGTGACTTAGATAGTGCAAATAAGGCAGCTTGCAAACACATGGCAAAATTTTTGCACGAGatgtacaaaaatgggaGTAGTGACCCTAAGCAATATTCTGCTCAAATGGTACAATGTCTTTTATTAAAAGCATATGCTGCAAAATTAAAGGAGcaagcaaaacaaaaaggatatTGTGACATACAACTCGGCATAGACAGGGCATTCGAGTCTGCAAGCGCCATTAAAACAACTAATTGTACGAATAATAAGTCCTGCATTGTTTGCAACTGGACCGACGAAGACTATAGCAAACTTAACACTTGCAACATTGACAACACCTCTGGCAGTGTAAAGTCTAAAGTGGAATCAATGTTAAAAGAAAACGGCCAAACGCAAGACAACAAAATACAACAAACCTTAACtgatataaataataaaaaccCCCTCTGTCAACGTCTCCAATGTTTAGCAACTAAAGGACAGAACAACAACGTAAGAAAGTAACCCTATGCATATACttacacatacgtacatacacatttatatacttatgtatatacatataagtatatatatgtacatatttatgtatgtatatacatatatgtatgtatatatgtatatgtatatgcatatatatatatgtaatcaCGACCTTATACAGGACAAATTTTGGCAGAATGGCGGCGAAGTCGGCACCTTATGGAACGAACTGTCCACAGCAATGATGAGACAGAATGGCAGAAATGGGCAGAAGGAATGTAATGAATTGCGAACTCATTCTGAAAaggcggcatgcaattatttgcatgccggcttagAAGCACTGTACAAGGGTACGACGACGCCGGCGGCGTCGTTGCCGTCGCCGTCAGGCGACGGCAACAACATCTTAAAGaccaacccatcgtttagacaaacgatgggttgtttcttacttcacgcttatgcaaatgaaatgaaaaagaagtcCATTTGTAATATTGATAAAGGGATAGAAAAGGCTTTCGATCTTGGCAAGGGTTTAAGTTCTAATGGTACTTGCAATGCCACTGGCAAGGGACAATGTGTCCCTTGCGAGTTGAAAGAGAAAGACTATGACGAGTGTAAAATTAACACAGATGGTAAAACTGGCACACCACAGACGGAAGTGAAGACCAAATTGAAGACCATCATCACGGAGAACGACcccgaaatagaaaaaatggcaatagaagtaaataaaatagatgATTTATGCAGACGCTTCCAATGTATATCTGAAAGATGGTTAAAAGACGTCAAAAAGAAGGGGCAGAATGGCGACCCCCTGAAAGCAACGGATTGGGTAAGGAAATAAgcattacatatatatacatacaaatacatgtatacacttacatgtatacgcatacatatatacatatatatatgtatatatatattacttgtAGAATGATGTATGGAAGGAAgtcaaaaaggaaatccCGAAACTTCGCACTGCCCTCGGCAGTGCCACAACTACGACGAATGGAGGCCTTGGTGAATACTGCAAAGGACTCGATGAGAAGGGTGGAAAGGATGCTTGCAtccttatagcagcaggattaaagaACCTCTACAATACTCCTGGTGACGACGTTAATGCATCGTTCCAAAGAACGATgcaatgtgttttattaaatgccattGCAGATAAAATGCGGGAAGAATTGCCAtgtaaagaggaaaggagtgTAACGGAAGGGATAGAACATGCTTTTAAGGAAAGTGGTAATATTAAGAATAAAAGTAGCGGTTGCAATGATGCTAATAAATGTTTTACGTGTCCGAGGTTTACGGAATAtagaaattgcaaaattaaaGAATATAGCAACGCAGAGCAAGTAACGATGTTAAAAGACAAAGTAGATGAAGTGTTCAACAAGAACGAAGGAAAGgcacaaatggagaaaattcaGGATCAAGCTGTGAaggacatatgtaagtagacatcaccaccaacacaaccacaaccacAATCCTACTTCACAATTCCGGCACTACCACTTCACATCATCACCACCATCATCGCCATCAAACCAGTCTAATatcaacacaacaacaacaaccacCACCATCTTTTTTCAATAAACAATTCatcaacttccttctttcctttccattccttcccttcccattTCAGGCAAACCGTGTACAGAGAAAACCTTTTGCGAAAGTCTTACATGTGTagcagaaaaatgggaaaaaaggaataaaggaacCTCAACCGGAACGACTACCTGGGTAAGAAATGTGTTGTCGTGGATGTGGTCATGGTCGTACTCTGGTGTCCTGATGGTGGAATGGAAACCATAACagcatccataacaacatcaacaacaataacatccataacatcgataacaataacaataataataacatccataacaacatccataacaacaataataacatccataacaataataataacatctATAACATCaacaacatatatgtatatacacatatatgtatacgtacaaatgtatatgcatatatgtatgtatgtatatatatatatatgtatatatgtatatatgtatgtatatacgtatatatgtatatgtatgtatatatatttatatatatatatatatatatatatatatatatatatatatatatatatatatatatatataactcccGTTTTATGTTTAGGAAAAGATGAAGGGTGAATTTGAAACAGAATTAAAGCTACTACTGGAAGACATGAAGGCAGAAGCAAATCAGGCGGCCGTTGCCGGCTACTGCAACGGCAATGGCAGCGCCGGCTGGGAGGACGGCGCTGCAAAAGAAGCTAATCAAGCCGCTTGTAAGCTTGTTGCAGCAGGGCTGCAACGCATATCCAGCATTCAGCATGAATATAGCACGCAGAATGGGTTACCtcggaaaaataaaaaccccTTCGACCACCAAGACATTCAGCAAGTCCTCTCTTGCTTACTGTTAAAGACTTttgtaaaagaaatgaaaaaaaggagcaaaatttGTGACATACAACCAGGAGTAGACGCCGCAACTCGTGCatggaaagaaattaaagaaaaatgcacgaAGCAACCTTGCATTGAATGCAATTTGAAGGACGACGACATCAATAATGACAACTGCCAAATTGGTACGGAGAATGTCAATGTAAAGGAGAAATTGAATGAAATACTCGAAGACAGGGACTATAAGACCAGCGTCAATGAAACCCTCTCCGCAATAACTAAAACAGACGAACCGGGGGCACCATTCTGTAATCGTCTCCAATGTATAGAGGCTCGAGTTAAAGCGCAGCAGGCGCAGACACAGGGCAGGAGCAACGCGGTAAATAGAATATAGAGGCAGGAAAGAaggtgtatacatatatacaaatatacaaatatacatgtgtacatatatgtacatattagtgtatatacatacatacgtacatacatgtatacacacatatgtatatgtatgtatatgcatatatgtatatatatatatatatttcttctatttacaggaaaaattttggaaGACAGATGGCGAAGTCGGTATATTATGGAACCAATTGGCACAAGCAATGAAGGATAATAGAAACGACCAATCTGAATGCAATACAGTGGACAATGATAGAGAACCCACCGACcctgaaaaaaaggcatgcaattttttgcatgccggcttcaaAGAACTGTATACTCCGGCGACGGGGGCGCCGTCGCCGACGGGCGACATCCTGTCTCAACACCCACTGTtgagacaaacgatgggttgttttcttcttaaagaatatgcaaaacaaatgaaagagAAAGCGAATTGTTTAGTGGaatcaggaataaaaaaagcttttgAGTCATGGAAACCAATTACTAATGGTACTTGCAGTGGCAAGGAACCTTGTGTTCCTTGCCAATGGGAGGATAAGAGCATTGACAACTGCAACATTACCACAAGTGGCAGCACTACAGAGAATGCaaaggacaaattaaaaacagtACTACCTCCAGACGGTGACAAAACCGTAACTGACACCCTAACGAAAATAAACGAAACAGAGTCTTTATGTGCCaaactccaatgtgccgcACCAAAATGGTTCCACAACCAAAAGAACAAAGGAGGGAGTAGTGGTACTAATAAGAAGAGTTGGGTAAGTACTactatatgaatatatatacatatacatacgtatatgtatatgtatatgtatatgtatatgtatatgtatatgtatatgtatatgtatatgtatatgtatatgtatatgtatatgtatatgtatatgtatatgtatatgtatatgtatatgtatatgtatatgtatatgtatatgtatatgtatatgtatatgtatatgtatatgtatatgtatatgtatatgtatatgtatatgtatatgtatatgtatatgtatatgtatatgaatatgtatgtgtatatatgtatatgtatatagatacatatgtatgtatacatatacatatcttcttcttttttttaacagtgTAACTTTTGGGATGAAGGTGTCAAACCAACATTGCAATCAATGTTCAAACAAATCGAGTCCGATGCAAAGAACAAACCCAATACCACAATCTGCCGAAactttggtgatggtaatcctgatagtgttgaaagaaaagcatgtaatcatatcataGCAGGTTTAGAACACATTAACGATATTCCACCAAGTGGTAGTGGTGGTAATGGTAAGGACAACTCACTGCTCGATCGAGCAGTgggttgtattgctcttaacatgtacgctgataaaataattaatgaAGCGAAAGagaaatgtcccattgatgagaccacaataaataaaatgttcactaaatggaatgaaaaaaataattctttgtCTTCGCCTTCGTCTTCATGTAATGGAGgtggtaataataataattgttttatttg
This genomic window from Plasmodium knowlesi strain H genome assembly, chromosome: 4 contains:
- a CDS encoding SICAvar, type I, with the translated sequence MAASTSSNGFMEEWMKTILNNKGGTTPTNPQEITEKLKEDLERTFGELKEWLRRTEAVEIATLCGSITADLAAGGGGSEAVRSQYLKEICKGIAEIKYFTSGVEKARGMVGSSPGVWDEGAKITTLTPEKAYPRCIVGAVALSEIYGDHCYLEGILGEISSKVEDKLKQHLEQGGTDGKSNLSDQLYKCKGINGIDLLVGKSILENEIKIWTKEKRGTNGPWRIKMPWNYWTNVCRKQRSNQAALQQQRENNASVMTSFLNVGEPIPLGGGRSSGSGRRKIGDILVNRDDQYKLDPSKLENALKDVMKNNGEVDSDKLKTALDKLEGEAQEKMWEVQKLSKPCNSNELCSRLECVLGQKKGLDGSSTGKPATDEALWNDVQTQVTNLVTTISTNAANDNETDQYCNDITCPNDKADCVSKTTCKLIVKALKDIHEIKKEKGTGSEPDKENDRIFRSTMRCMALNAFIHKLKQHAEEGGYACAVEKGIEEAFDAAKKNLNNWCGKNSSGGGNVKGSCEECKEQECISSKIGNELLLEKVMNKLNTESNTKTKIQSTLSNINKKVTLCKRLQCLASRVLALTTSSTASSQLKQNAKTFWDSGGEVANLWTELADAMKKSNGKVNKECDKLYDNRQPTEPEKRACQHLTLGFNRLKDNSTSNGHILSQYQSLRQTVGCFLLKEYAKKMKEESTCVIDAGIREAFKSWNPTTNVNCTNGSSCIECKWDDKEYEGCNVNITTSGNNNQQDAKINVQDMVTGGTTVTDALKKINEMDKLCDYIKCAAPNWFKQYAKPNGGSNSGTKKDWDKLKSNLATTFGELRRWITVKVESDEIKELCGGVGDLVSWGGWGRNPYMQNLCKAVVEIRYFISNVETTGSRFMGQADERARIAPLTPDEAYRRCIVGAVALSAMYGDHCQLTEIIEKITKDVDSKLGKHLSSKDRANLDECKNISAAELMIGRALLHNTIKTWTEEERMKGGGGTWKVKMPWRYWADVCKQKREDANLQQQRKDNAEVMTNFLKLDNRKTAGSSGGTTLAEVLTNENLQLDSATIEKALQVAVGGNGQVDLTEIDKVVRELNKVSGEKIAQECMKNSSKKFCERLDCAKDYWNLTKEKSSSNTGDFWDSNVKEKLNSLLSTTTINADGTTANLCENGDLDSANKAACKHMAKFLHEMYKNGSSDPKQYSAQMVQCLLLKAYAAKLKEQAKQKGYCDIQLGIDRAFESASAIKTTNCTNNKSCIVCNWTDEDYSKLNTCNIDNTSGSVKSKVESMLKENGQTQDNKIQQTLTDINNKNPLCQRLQCLATKGQNNNDKFWQNGGEVGTLWNELSTAMMRQNGRNGQKECNELRTHSEKAACNYLHAGLEALYKGTTTPAASLPSPSGDGNNILKTNPSFRQTMGCFLLHAYANEMKKKSICNIDKGIEKAFDLGKGLSSNGTCNATGKGQCVPCELKEKDYDECKINTDGKTGTPQTEVKTKLKTIITENDPEIEKMAIEVNKIDDLCRRFQCISERWLKDVKKKGQNGDPLKATDWNDVWKEVKKEIPKLRTALGSATTTTNGGLGEYCKGLDEKGGKDACILIAAGLKNLYNTPGDDVNASFQRTMQCVLLNAIADKMREELPCKEERSVTEGIEHAFKESGNIKNKSSGCNDANKCFTCPRFTEYRNCKIKEYSNAEQVTMLKDKVDEVFNKNEGKAQMEKIQDQAVKDICKPCTEKTFCESLTCVAEKWEKRNKGTSTGTTTWEKMKGEFETELKLLLEDMKAEANQAAVAGYCNGNGSAGWEDGAAKEANQAACKLVAAGLQRISSIQHEYSTQNGLPRKNKNPFDHQDIQQVLSCLLLKTFVKEMKKRSKICDIQPGVDAATRAWKEIKEKCTKQPCIECNLKDDDINNDNCQIGTENVNVKEKLNEILEDRDYKTSVNETLSAITKTDEPGAPFCNRLQCIEARVKAQQAQTQGRSNAEKFWKTDGEVGILWNQLAQAMKDNRNDQSECNTVDNDREPTDPEKKACNFLHAGFKELYTPATGAPSPTGDILSQHPLLRQTMGCFLLKEYAKQMKEKANCLVESGIKKAFESWKPITNGTCSGKEPCVPCQWEDKSIDNCNITTSGSTTENAKDKLKTVLPPDGDKTVTDTLTKINETESLCAKLQCAAPKWFHNQKNKGGSSGTNKKSWCNFWDEGVKPTLQSMFKQIESDAKNKPNTTICRNFGDGNPDSVERKACNHIIAGLEHINDIPPSGSGGNGKDNSLLDRAVGCIALNMYADKIINEAKEKCPIDETTINKMFTKWNEKNNSLSSPSSSCNGGGNNNNCFICIREPDFKGCNLSVDSNLINTSPSQPNGQKCNDNKNKDNKNVQKQMKKLLEDNNPSQSNINTKIKSTLTTITEMTSSFCTQVQCAIKKKLKNNNGKTLPNGTITQPWDALEKDIGRELNELLEYMTKGQSQSDLLTYCDKDAEWNQIGHKEGKTNKAACLLFAAGLQHIYTHGNGRVNGPSFGQTMGCLFLKEYAKQLKEMAKKQKEYKVHPKCSVEDGIKHAFEQSAKIMNDTPPCKNNGNSCFVCKQNEDDYKDCLIGSDSVKSKVESLIKDDQNKEHMQQTLENTVCPILLTDLLTPFLPLAPVSIGLSAMAYYLWKYFGPLGKGGPRFRRSPTEIPGSSVQEQLLDHVEEAGSHEYQLVKERKPRSAPTRTKRSGPVNRRTIIEIHFEVLDECQKGDTQLNQKDFLELLVQEFMGSEFMEEEQVPKEEFLMEGVPMELVPIEEVPSLGSGLLV